The genome window GCTGGTACTCCAGCACCGCAGCCTGGATGTCGGAATTGGCCGGCATTGCCGTGCGCAGGCTGAGCCCGAGCCGCTGCGAAGCCTTCTGCTTGGCCAGCCGGTAGTCGGTGAGCCGTTCCTCGACGAGGATGCGCGCTGTCTCGCGGACCAGATCCACACCGGCAAGGCTTGCCGATCGCTTGCCCATGATTGCTGCCCCACCGGAACCTGCGAATAACTTATGCAGGTGTAGCGATGGCGTCAACGTTGTCGCGCGCCGATATAGAGAGTTGCTATCGAGAGTTAGTAGAGCGCGTCCAGCGCGGAACCGCCAGGTTCGCTGCTGGTGGCATGTTCCATGTCCGGCAACCGCTCTTCGGGCAGCGTCTCGAAGACTACCGACTCGGCATCCGGGTGTGCGATGAGACCGCTGTCCGCGTCGATGCGCACGTCGATCAGGCCCTCAGGTCGCGGCATGAAGCCTTGCGGAACGCCTTCCAGAGCGACGTTCATGAAATCGATCCATACCGGCAGTGCCGCGCGTGAGCCGCCTTCGCCGCGTCCTAGCCGGCGCGGTTGATCGTGGCCGATCCAGACCGCCGCCGCGAGTTCGCGCTGGATGCCGACGAACCAGGCGTCGGCCTCGTCGTTGGTCGTTCCCGTCTTGCCCGCGATGTCGCTGCGCCCCAGCCGTGTGGCGCGGGCGCCGGTGCCCCGGCGCGTGACGTCGCGCATCATGTCGGCCGTCATCCAGGCGACGCGTTCGTTGACGGTGCGCGGTAGGCAACCCGGCACTTCCAGTGGTGCGGGAGGTAGCGCCCCCTCGGCCTTGCGCCGTTCGCTGGGCAGCGCCGCACTGGTGGGCACCGGCATGCTGATGGTGGCAGGGACGAGATCCTCCGCCTCGCCTTCCGCTTCGTCTTCGGTGGCGTCCTGCGCGCGCGTGGCCTCGTACTCGAAAGTCGCCGGCAGCGGGTTGTCGCACAGTGGCGGAATCGGCGTAACGATGGGGCGGGCGTTCTCCTCGGCGCGGTCGATGCGCGCGATGAAGTAGGGGTCCACCAGGTGGCCGCCGTTGGCGAAAGTGGCGAAGGCGCGGGACATTTCCAGCGGCGTGAAGACTGGGCTGCCCAGCGCCAGCGATAGATTGTTCGGCATGCGTTCCAGCGGTAGGCCGAATCGTGTGGCGTAGTTGCGCCCGACCTCTACCCCGATGCTGCGCAACAGCTTGATGGAAATGATGTTGCGCGAGTGCACCAGCGCCTCGCGCAGGCGTGTCGGCCCGTGGAAGCGGCCGCTGTAGTTGCGAGGGCGCCACTTCGCCTCCAGCGCGTAGTCCTCCATGACGATAGGGGCGTCGATGAGCACCGAGGCCGGGGTAAATCCCTGATCGAGGGCCGCAGCGTAGATGATCGGCTTGATGGCGCTGCCCGGCTGTCGTTCGGCCTGGATGGCGCGATTGAAGCGGCCATCGAAGAAGTCGTAGCCGCCGACCAGTGCGGTGATGGCGCCGCTGTCGGGCCGCATGGCTACGACTGCACCCTGAGCGATGGGCTCGGCCGCGAGTCGCCAGTCGGCTTGCTCGGGGTCGACTTCGGCTTCATCTCCCTCGCCATCCCGGTTTTCGAGATAGACGAGGGCGCCGCGAGTCAGTCGGGTGTCGCCCAGCTCGGCCCAGTCGTAGTCCTCGGGCGTGAGGCGTGCGCGATCGCCGGTAGCCAGTGTCAGCTGCATGCCTTCTGCATCGTGTGAAAGCACGACGGCGCGGGTCAGCCCGGCCAGGCGCGGCAGCTCGTTGATGCCGGTGATCACGGCCTCCGCGAGCGGCTCGCCGCCCAGCTCATCGCGTACTGTCTCGGCGATCATCGGGCGATTCGTCCGGTAGCCCTGGCGTGCGCTGTGCTCGCGCAGATGCCGGCGCAGCGCGTTGGTGGCGGCCTTCTGCTGGCGGCTGTCGATGGTCGTGGTGACACGGTAGCCGTCGGTGTACGCGGCATCGCCGTAGCGGTCGATCATCTCCTGGCGCACCATCTCGGCGACGAAATGCGCATCGACGTCGACATCGGCGCGCTCGGGGTTGGCGATCACCGGCTCGGCACGCGCGCGCTGCAGCGCCGCATCGTCGATGTAGCCGAGATCGTGCATGCGCCCCAGCACGTAGTCGCGCCGCTCGAGTGCGCGCTCCGGATCGTTGACCGGATTGTCGCGCGAGGGGGCCTTGGGCAGCCCGGCCAGCACTGCCATCTGGGAGACGCTGAGCTCCGCCACCGGCTGGCCGAAGTAGACCTTGGCGGCGGCGCCGACGCCGTAGGCGCGCTCACCGAGGTAGATCTTGTTGAGATAGCTCTCCAGGATCTGTTCCTTGGACAGCACCTCTTCCATACGCAGCGCCAGGAAGATCTCGCGGATCTTGCGCTCGTAGGTGCGCTCGCGCGTAAGGAAGAAGTTGCGCGCGAGCTGCATCGTGATCGTGCTTCCGCCCTGGCTGCGCTCACCGGTCAGCATCAGATTGATGCCGGCGCGCAGGATTCCCTGCCAGTCGACGCCCGGATGCTCGAAGAAGCGCGCGTCCTCGGCAGCGATGAAGGCTTCAATAAGCGGCTTCGGAAGCTCCGCATAGTCCAGCGGATCACGCCGCTCGGCGCCGAACTCGCCGATAAGCTTCCCATCGCGCGTATAGATGCGCAGCGGCACCTGCAAAGGGAGCTCCTGCACGGCCTCGACCGAGGGCAGATCGCCTTCGTAGATTTTCTTGGCGACGAAGAAGCCCGCAGTGGCCAGCGCGGCCCCCGCCGCGAGGACGACGATCAGCACAAAGCCCGTGCGCAGGGCGATTCTGGAGGCGAGAGACATGAGAAAGGCAGGCGGACCGAAAGCGACAGAGAGCGTAGCAGTGGCGCTATGCGCTGCCGCATGGCGCTTACATATCAGGGGCTTGGGTGAAGAATCTAGTGTTGCATCCGAGCTTCACCGCGTTATATTAGCGGACACAGGCCGATGCAGCCGGGGGGAGGAGCTGCGCGGTCGCCACGCGAGCGGTGCCTAGATGGGAGTGATGCCGAGGCTGTTCGGGCGCAGGAGCCAGCCACTGGTTGGCGTGGATATTTCCGCGTCCGCCATCAAGCTGGTGGAGCTGTCCGGTGACGAAGACGACCCGCAGGTCGTCGCCTTCGCGGTGGAGCCTTTACCTGAGGGCGCCATCATTGATCGACAGATCAGTGATCCCGATGCCTTGGCCAGCGCCCTCAAGCGCACGCTGTCGCGCGCCGGTACGAAGACGCGGCGCGTCGCCCTGGCCGTACCGGGCGCCTCGGTGATTTCCAAGGTCATCACCATGCCGGCCTCGCTCTCCGAGAACGATATGGAAGAGCAGATCGCCGTCGAGGCTGATCAGTACATTCCCTATCCGGTCGCCGAGGTCAGCCTGGACTTCGAGGTCATCGGCCCTTCGGAGAATGACCCTGACGCAGTGGACGTATTGCTGGCCGCCTGCCGTCGCGAGCACGTCGAGGCGCTGACCCAGGTTCTGGAGCTGGCCGAACTCGAGCCCGCCGTCGTCGACGCCGAACCCTTCGTGCTGGAGAACGCCTGCGACTATCTGCGTCGCCAGATGCCGGCGGAAGGCAGCGGCCATACCGTGGCGGTGATCGACATCGGCAACAGCGCCACGCATGTCAACGTGCTGCACGATGGCGACAGCGTCTTCTCGCGCGAACACAGCGTCGGTGGCCGCAACCTGACCGAGGAGATCATGCGCGCCTACGGCATGGACCTGGCGGAGGCGGCGCAGGCGAAGAAGGAGAACGCGCTGCCCGAGGACTATCGCGAATCGATCCTGATTCCCTTCTTCGACGAAGTCGCTCAGCTCGTGGATCGCAGCTTCCAGATGTTCTTTGCCTCGGGGCGTGTCAGCCAGCACATCGACCAGCTGCTGATCGCCGGTGGCTCGGCTTATCTGGAAGGCATCGTCGAGCATCTCGGCCAGCGCCTGCAGATCCCCGCCGAGCGCGCACGCCCGCTGACCGGCATGAAGGTGGCCCTGCGCAGCCGCTCCGCGAATCTGGAACGCAACGAGAGCGCGCTGCTGCTCGCCCTCGGTCTGGCCTCCCGAACCTTTGACCCGGTGCGCTAGCCTATGGCCACGCACATCAATCTTCTGGATTGGCGCACCGCGCGTCGCGAGCGCCGGCTCCAGGAATTCAAGAAGCAGATGATCGGTGCAGCCGTCCTCGGTGGCGCCGTCGCCTTGCTGTGGTGGATGCACGCCGGCTCGGTGCTCTCCGATCAGCAGGCGCGCAACAATCTGCTGCGTAGCGAGATCCAGCGGCTCGACCAGGAAATCAAGGAGATCTCGCAGCTCGAACAGGTCCAGCAGAATCTGTTGGCGCGCATGGAGGTCATCGATTCGCTGCAGGCTTCGCGTTCGGCGACCGTGCATTTCTTCGATCAGCTCGTGGAGACCCTCCCCGACGGCGTGCATTTGCAGAGACTTCAGCAGAACGATCAGGAAGTCACGATCGAGGGCATCGCCGAGTCGAACGCGCGCGTATCGAGCTACATGAAGAATCTGGACACGTCACGCTGGTTCGACAACCCGCGCCTGGTGGTCATCCGCAGCAACCAGCGCGAGAACGATCGAGTGCGCCAGTCCCAGTTCACGCTGCGGGTGCAGGTACTGCGCGATCCGCAGAGCGCGAATGAGGAGGGCGACGATGCAGATTGATCTGCGCCGCCGTTTCGAGGAGCTGCAGGGCCTGGATCTGCAGAATCCGGGCAGCTGGCCGGATTGGGTGCGGACAGCCGCCGCCGTGCTGCTGGCCACGGTGCTGATCGCCGGTAGCTACTGGTACCTCATCAAGGATCGCTACGTCGAGGCCGAGCGCGCCGCGCGTACCGAGCAGGAGCTGCGTAGCGAATTCGAGACCAAGCAGCGCCGCGCTGCCGCCCTCGACGCCTACCGCGCCCGCCTTGAGCAAATGGAACGCGACTTCGGCGCCATGCTGCGTCAGCTGCCCGGCAAGGCCGAGGTCGCGAACCTGCTCAATGACATTTCGCGCACGCGCAGCGCCAACAATCTGGACGAGGAGATCTTCGAGCCGCAGTCGGAGATCGTGCGTGACTTCTACGCCGAGCTGCCGAATCGCATCGTCGTCGTCGGCACCTTCCACGACATGGCGCGCTTCGTCTCGGATATCGCTGAGCTGTCGCGCATCGTGACCATCGAACAGGTGGAGATCTCGCGCACCGGTGGTGGCGGTGGCAACGACAGCGATGCGCCCACCGAGTTGCGCATGTCGGCTACAGCCAAGACCTACCGCTACCTTGATGACGACGAACTCGCCGCGCAGCGCAGCAGCGGCGCGCGCAGGGGGCGGCGATGAAGACGGCCCGACTGCTTCTGCCGCTCGCCGCGCTGTTTCTGGTGGCCTGCGACGACGGGCGTGAGGATCTGCGCGCCTATATCGACCGCATCAACGATCGGCCCGGGCGCGAGCTGGAACCGCTGCCCGAGCCGAAGCCTTACGAAAGCTTCGTCTATCGCGAGGCTGACCGCCGCGACCCCTTCGCACCGATTCGCCCCCAGCGCGAGGAGAGGCGTGGCGGGCTGCGCCCGGATCAGGACCGGCCGCGCGAGCCGCTGGAAGCCTATCCGCTGGACAGCCTGACGATGGTCGGCTTGATCGAGCGCGCGGGTACCCGTTTCGCGCTGCTCCGCGACCCAGAGAATAAGATTCACCGCGTATCCGTCGGCATGCACGCCGGCCAGAACTATGGCCGCATCACGGCCGTGACGCCCACCGAAACGCAGCTCGTCGAGATCGTTCCCGATGGCTTCGGCGGCTGGACCGAGCGCCCGGCCACGATCCCGCTCGCCGAGTAGAGAATCATGCAGGAGACCGATTCCATGTCCGGACAACTCATCATGCGGCACTTGCGCCGGGGGGCAGGCGGCCTGCTGCTGGCCGTGCTCGCCACCGCCGCGCCCGCTCAGTCCGAGCGCAGCATCGAGGCGATCGATCACGTCGCCCTCGACACCAATAGCGTGCGCATCACCCTTACCTTCGACGGCCCGGCGCCCGAGCCGAAGAGCTTCTTCGTCGAGGAACCGGCGCGGCTGTCCATCGATCTGCCGAATACTCGTCTTGGCGATCTGGGCCGCGTGCACCGCATCAATGTCGGTGACACGCGCTCGCTGGCGCTGGCCGAGGCCAGCGACCGGACGCGTGCGGTGCTTGAGTTGACCGCCGCGTTGCCCTATCAGATCACACGCGATGCCAATCAGCTCAATATTCTCGTCAATGCCGGAGAGAATCGGCAGGCCGTAACGAAGCCGGCGGGAGAACAGACAGCCGGCGCCGGTGGCGCCGAGCCGACCCGCGAGGCGGCGAAGCAGAAAGACGCTCCCGCAGGTCCGGCGATCCGCAACATCGATTTCCGCCGCGGCGAAGACGGTGCTGGACGGGTCATCGTTGACCTCACCCGCGCAGATGTCCGCATCGACAGCAGTGAATCGGAAGGCCGCATCATTGCGCGCTTCCGGGATGCCCGCGCCTCGTCCGAGCGCTACGAGCGCCTCGACGTGCTGGATTTCGCCACCCCCGTCAAGAGCATCGCACTGCGTCCGGATGGCAGCGACAGTGAGCTGGTCGTCACGCCCATCGCCGACGCGCGCTATGAGCAGATCGCCTATCAGGCCGGTCGTCGCTACACCATCGAGCTGAAGCCGCTCAGCGAGGCGGAGGAACGTGAGCGCGACGTTGCCGAGCCGGTCTACGAAGGCGAGCGCATCTCGCTGAGTTTTCAGGATGTCGAGGTCCGCTCGCTGCTGCAGATCATTGCGGATGTCGCTGAAACCAATCTGGTCGTCTCCGACAGCGTCGACGGCAGTATGACGCTGCGCCTGGAGAATGTGCCCTGGGATCAGGCGCTGGACATCGTTCTGCGTCAGCGCGGGCTTGGTATGCAGGAGCGCGGCAACGTCATGATGATCGCGCCTAACAGCGAGATCACCGAGCGCGCCTCGCAGGAGCGCGCCGCCCGGCGCGCCCGTGAAGAGCTGTCGCCGCTGCGTACCGAGGTCATCCAGGTCAACTACTCGCGCGCCGGCGATCTCGCCGGAATCATCCGCGAGGCCTCCGAGCAGCGCGAGGGTGGCGGTAACTCCGAGAACGATGTGCGCGAATCCGAGCTGCTCAGCCGGCGCGGCAAGATTACCGTCGACGAGCGTACCAACTCGCTGATCGTGCAGGAGGCGCGCGACAATCTCGCCGCGATTCGCCGCCTTGTCCAGCGCCTGGACGTGCCGGTGCGCCAGGTGCTCATCGAATCGCGCATCGCTATCGTCAACGACGATTTCGAGAAGAACCTCGGCGTGCAGGCCGGCTTCACGAGCATTGGCACGACGGGAGACGCCACGGTCGGCTTCAGCGGCTCGGGCAACGCCGCCAACACCGTAGTCAACGGCGGTGTTCCCGGCTTCGCCGATCGTCTGGGCGTGCGCCTGCCCATCGCCAGCCCCGCCGGCCAGTTTGGCGTTGCCGTGCTGGGTAGCGACTTCCTCGTCGATCTGGAGCTGTCGGCCATGCAGTCCGAAGGTCGCGGTGAGCTGGTCTCGACGCCGCGTGTCGTGACGGCCGACCGCAGCGAGGCGGTCATCAAGCAGGGCCTGCAGATTCCGATCACCACGCGCAGCCAGCAGGACGCCGAGTCGACCACTACGGAGTTCGTCGACGCGCTGCTTGAGCTGCGCGTCACGCCCGAGATCACTCCGGACGACGGCGTTTTCCTGAATTTGCTGGTGACGCGCAATGAGCCCGATTTCACGCAGGTGAACGCCGACGGCAATCCGGCCATCGCCACGCGCGAAGTCGGCACGCGCGTTCTGGTGCGCACCGGTGAAACCCTTGTGCTCGGCGGTGCCTATGAGTCGGAAACCACCGAGACGGTGACCAAGGTGCCGTTGCTCGGCGATATACCGATCATCGGTCGGCTGTTCCGCAGCGACTCGAGCATGAACAGTCAGCGCGAGCTGCTGGTCTTCGTGACGCCGAAGATCCTCAAGGAAGGCCTCGATATCGGCGGCGAGTGATTCCGGGGCCGGTCGCCGACTGGCGACCGGCCGGGCCGATATACTGCGCCCCCCTTGTATCGGGGAAGCTTGCTTCCCGCCTACCGTGAGCGTTCGCCCGCCCTTCAGGCTCCTGCAGCGACGCCGGCCGCGCAGCGAGCGGCCCGCCGCTCCCGCGTGCAGTGGCCGCATCTTCCTCGTCGGGCCCATGGGGTCCGGCAAGACGACGCTGGGCCGTCGACTCGCTTCGCTGCTGGGTATGGATTTCGTCGACAGCGACCACGAGATCGAGCGTCGTACCGGTGTCGATATCCCCTTCATCTTCGAGAAGGAGGGGGAGGCCGGCTTCCGGCGGCGCGAGCACGACATCCTCCAGGAACTTGCCGGCCGCGATGGCGTCGTGGTCGCCACTGGCGGCGGCGCGGTGCTGGACGCCGCGACGCGCGCTCGATTGCAGAAGGCCGGCCACGTCATCTATCTGCACGCCAGCGTCGACCAGCAGCTGCGCCGTACCGCGCGCAGCCGCCACCGCCCGCTGTTGCGCTCCGGCGACCGTCGCGCCATCCTCGCGCGGCTGCTCGCCGAGCGCGATCCGCTCTACCGCGAGACGGCTCACCGTATCGTTGCCACGGACGGGCGCAACACGCGCGCGCTCGCCCACGAGATCCATCGCAGCCTTATGCAGGAGAAGTCCGCGCCGTGACCGCAACCGCCCGACGTCTGCCCCCTCGTCAGCTGCAGGTCGAGCTGGGCGCGCGCACTTATCCCATCCGCATTGGTAGCGGGCTGATCGCCGACGCGGGTGCCTGGCGCGAGCTGCACGACCGCCCCGTGCGCCTGCTCAGCGACGAGGAAGTGGCGCGGCATTGGCTGAAGTCGGTGGTCGCGCAGCGCGACATCGCCCCGGAGCACACGCGCATCGTGCCGTCGGGCGAGGGCACCAAGACCATGCAGCAGGTGGAGGCCTGCCTCGACTGGCTGCTGGAGACGCGGATGCCGCGCGACGGCGTGCTGATTGCCCTCGGCGGCGGTGTTATCGGCGATCTTGCCGGTTTCGTGGCGGCGATCTATCAGCGCGGCATCGATTTCGTGCAGGTGCCGACGACGCTGCTGGCGCAGGTCGACTCCAGCGTCGGCGGCAAGACCGGCGTCAATCATGCGCTTGGCAAGAATCTCATCGGTGCCTTTCACCAGCCGCGGCTGGTGCTGGCCGACTGCGAGACACTTTCCACCTTGCCCGCCCGCGAGCTCAGCGCGGGTCTTGCCGAAGTCATCAAGTACGGCATGCTGGGCGACGCGGACTTCTTTGCCTGGTTGGAGGACAACATGGCCAAGCTGCGCGCCCTGGATGCGCAGCGTGTCATGGACGTCATCGAGCGCTGCTGCACGATGAAGGCTCAGGTCGTGGTTGCCGATGAACGAGAATCCGGGCGTCGCGCCCTGCTCAACCTGGGCCACACTTTCGCCCACGCCATCGAGACCCACACTGAATACGCGCGCTATTTGCATGGCGAGGCGGTGGGTATCGGCCTGGTCATGGCTGCAGGGCTGTCGCGCCGGCTGGGCTGGCTGAGCGCGAGCGAGGTCGAGCGCGTGCAGGCATTGGTGGCAGCCGCCGGTTTGCCCAGCACCGTCCCGGAGGACATGACACCGGCGGATTTCATGCGCCACATGGCACACGACAAGAAGGTGGTTTCCGGCCGGCTTCGCTTCGTGCTGCTGCGGCGGCTGGGCGAGGCGCTGGTCACCGGCGATGTGCCGGCGGAGCAGCTTTCGCGGCTGCTGGCCGAGTACTGCACGGCGACGGATTCGGCCTGATGGCCGTCGTGGCCTGGGCGGCCGACCCGGCGCGCAGCCGTGGCCGGCATTACGCCGAGCCGGCGCCGTCGGGGCGCAGCGAGTACCAGCGCGACCGCGACCGCATCGTGCACAGTGGCGCCTTCCGCCGGCTGGAGTACAAGACCCAGGTATTTCTCAACCACGAAGGCGACTGGTTCCGGACGCGGCTGACGCATTCGCTGGAAGTCGCGCAGATCGCGCGCTCGCTCGCGCGCTCGCTGACGCTGGACGAGGATCTGGTGGAGGCGATCTGCCTGGCGCACGACCTCGGCCATACCCCCTTCGGCCACGCCGGTCAGGACGCGCTCAATGCCTGCATGAAGGACCTCGGCGGCTTCGAGCACAACCTGCAATCGCTGCGCGTGGTCGACGAGCTGGAAGACAAGTACGCCGACTTCCGTGGCCTGAATCTCACCTTCGAGACGCGCGAGGGCATCCTCAAGCATTGCTCGCGCGCGCGCGCCGCCGAGCTGGGTGCGCTCGGCGAGCGCTTCCTGAACGGTACGCAGCCGGGCATGGAGGCGCAGCTCGCCAATCTGGCGGACGAGATCGCCTACAACAACCACGACATCGACGACGGCATCCGCGCCGGCTTGATCAGCCTGGACGAGTTGGAGGCGCTGCCGTTGGTGGCGGAGCCGCTACGCGAGGTGCGCCGCCTGCATCCGCAGGCCAGCGACCGCCAGCGGCGGCACGAAGTCATCCGGCGCCTGATCACGATTCTTGTCGACGACCTGCGCGCCACCACCGAGGCGCGCCTGGCCACGGCTGCGCCGGACTCGCCGGAAGCCGTGCGCGCTCAGTCGCGCCCGATGGTGGCCTTCTCCGACGCCATGCGCACGCAGGCCACCGAACTCAAGCGCTTCCTCTACACCCGCGTCTATCGCCACCACCGCGTTTACCGCATGACGCGCAAGGCCCAGCGCGTCATCCGCGAGCTCTTCGAGGCGCTGGTGGACGATCCGCTGCTGCTGCCGCCCGAGTTCCAGGCCGTGGCTGCGGCCGGCCGCGAGGCCGAGGGCGAGGCCGGCGTGGCGCGGGCCGTAGCCGACTATATCGCCGGCATGACCGACCGTTACGCGCTGCATGTCCACGGCAGCTTGTTCAACCTCCGGCAGGTGGATTGAAAAAGCGCGATAATAGCGACTTGCGCTAGCGATCAAAGGGCCGCTTTTCCTTGACACAAAAGGCTTGCTGATCGATAGTCGCCGGTCGCGCTGCGGCGAATTCCGACGTCTGACCCCGAGAACAGGCGCCCATCTGGAACAGGTGGCGCGTCACGGGGGAGTGTCGCCGCAGCCTCCATGCGCCTCCACCATGGATTGCTTATGTCGATGCAGCTCCCCGCTTCCGGCCTGTACCGCCCGGCCTTCGAGCATGACAACTGCGGCTTCGGCCTGATTGCCAATATGGATGGCAAGGCCAGCCATTGGCTGGTTCAGACCGCCGTTACCGCCCTGGCGCGCATGACGCACCGCGGCGCCATTGCCGCCGACGGCAAGACCGGCGACGGCTGCGGCCTGCTCATGAAGAAGCCGGACGCCTTCCTGCGCGCGGAAGCCGACAGGCTCGGCTTCGCCCTCGGCGAGCTGTATGCCGCCGGCAACGTCTTCCTGTCCAACGACACCGCCGAACAGAGCGCCCAGCGCGAGGCCATCGAGGCCGGCTGCGTGCGTCACGGCCTGCGCGTCGCCGGCTGGCGCACGGTGCCTACCGATTCCAGTGTCTGCGGCGAGGAGGCGCTGTCGACGCTGCCCGCCATCGAGCAGGTCTTCGTCGTGCCCGAGGGCGCCGCGCTGGATGCGCGCGCTTTCGAGATCCGCCTGTTCAAGGCGCGGCGCAATGCCGAGAAGCGCATCAGCGAGAACGGCAACGAAGATTTCTACATCACGCATCTGTCGTCGCATTCGCTGGTCTACAAGGGGCTGGTGATGCCGGAGCATCTGCCGGCCTTCTACCAGGATCTGTCGAATCCGGAGCTGGCCTCGGCCATCTGCGTTTTCCATCAGCGCTTCTCGACCAACACCATGCCGCGCTGGAATCTGGCGCAGCCCTTCCGCTTCCTCGCCCACAACGGCGAGATCAACACCATCCAGGGCAACCGCAAGTGGGCGGTGGCGCGCGCCAAGAAGTTCGCCTGCGAGGCGCTGGGCGACATCGAGGAGATCACGCCGCTGGTCGGCCAGCACGGCTCGGACTCCGAGTCGCTGGACCACATGCTGGAAGTGCTGCTCGCCGGCGGCAAGGACATCTTTGCCGCCATGCGCGCACTGATCCCGCCGGCCTGGCAGAACGTCGAGCATCTCGACCCGGATGTGCGCGCCTTCTTCGAGTACAGCTCGATGAATCTCGAGCCCTGGGACGGGCCGGCCGGTGTTGTGCTGACCGATGGTCGCTACGCGGCCTGCTGCCTGGACCGGAACGGTCTCCGCCCGGCGCGCTATGTACTGACCAAGGACCGCCACATCACGCTGGCCTCGGAGGTCGGGGTCTGGGACTACAAGCCCGAGGATGTGCTGGAGAAGGGCCGCCTGCGTCCGGGCCAGATGATCGCCGTCGATACCAGCAACGGCGAGATCCTGCAGCCGGCTGACATCGACGCGAAGCTGGCCGAGCGTGCGCCCTACAAGAGCTGGCTGAAGAACAGCGTGCAGCGGCTGCAGGCGCGGCTGACCGAGAGCCCCGAGATGCTGGACCGCATCGGTGCCGATTCGGTGGCGATCTACCAGAAGCTCTTCAACCTCAGCTACGAGGAGCGCGAGCAGGTGCTGCGCGTGCTGGCCGAGGCCGGCGCCGAAGCCATCGGTTCGATGGGCGATGACACGCCCATGGCCGTGCTGTCGCAGCAGCAGCGCTCGCTCTACGACTACTTCCGGCAGGTCTTCGCCCAGGTCACCAACCCGGCCATCGACCCGCTGCGCGAGCAGATCGTCATGTCCCTGGAGTGCCAGCTGGGCGCCGAAAGCGGGGTCTTCGACGAGACCGCCGAGGGGGCTTCGCGCCTGCTCGTCGACTCGCCGGTGCTGTCCGAAGGCAAGTTCAAGCAGATGCTGGCGCTGGGTGCCGAGAACCCCGACTACGCACATCAGGTCATCGACCTGAACTACGATCCGGCCGAGACGAAGCTCCAGGCCGCCGTCGAGGCGGTCTGCGAGCGCGCCGTCTCCGCCGTGCGCGCCGGCAAGGTCATCCTGGTGCTGTCGGATCGCGGTGTGGCGCGTGACAAGCTGCCCATCCACGCGCTGCTGGCCACCGGCGCGGTGCAGAACCGCCTGATCAACGAGGGCCTGCGCACGGACTGCAATCTCATCATCGAGACGGCCACCGCGCGCGACCCGCACCACTTCGCCTGCCTCATCGGCTACGGCGCGTCCTGCGTCTATCCCTATCTGGCCTACGCCACGCTCTACGATCTGCGCGGCCGCGGTCAGATCCCCGGGCGCGAGGACGTCGATCTGGCGCGCGCCTATCGCAAGGGCATCAACAAGGGCCTCTACAAGATCATGTCGAAGATGGGCATCTCGACGGTAGCGAGCTACCGCGGCGCCCAGCTTTTCGAGATCGTGGGCCTGGGCAGCGAGGTGGTGGATCTGTGCTTCACGGATTCCATCTCGCGCATCGAGGGTGCGCGCTTCTCCGACCTCGAGAAGGACCAGCAGCACCTGGCCTGGCGCGCCTGGAACCCGCGCAAGCGCATTGACCAGGGCGGCCAGTACAAGTTCGTGCACGACAAGGAGTACCACGCCTACAACCCGGACGTGGTCTCGGTGCTGCACCAGGCCGTGCAGAACAGCGATGTCGAGAAGTACCGCGAGTTCGCCGATCTGGTGAACCATCGCCCGGTGGCGACGGTGCGCGACCTGCTCAAGCTGAAGCTGGCCGATGAGCCGCTGCCGATGACGGAGATCGAATCGGTGGAGCGCATCTTCACGCGCTTCGACTCCGCCGGCATGAGCCTGGGCGCATTGTCGCCCGAGGCGCACGAGGCGCTGGCGGTGGCGATGAACCGCATCGGTGGCCGCAGCAACTCGGGCGAGGGTGGCGAG of Algiphilus aromaticivorans DG1253 contains these proteins:
- a CDS encoding type IV pilus inner membrane component PilO; its protein translation is MQIDLRRRFEELQGLDLQNPGSWPDWVRTAAAVLLATVLIAGSYWYLIKDRYVEAERAARTEQELRSEFETKQRRAAALDAYRARLEQMERDFGAMLRQLPGKAEVANLLNDISRTRSANNLDEEIFEPQSEIVRDFYAELPNRIVVVGTFHDMARFVSDIAELSRIVTIEQVEISRTGGGGGNDSDAPTELRMSATAKTYRYLDDDELAAQRSSGARRGRR
- a CDS encoding pilus assembly protein PilP; this translates as MKTARLLLPLAALFLVACDDGREDLRAYIDRINDRPGRELEPLPEPKPYESFVYREADRRDPFAPIRPQREERRGGLRPDQDRPREPLEAYPLDSLTMVGLIERAGTRFALLRDPENKIHRVSVGMHAGQNYGRITAVTPTETQLVEIVPDGFGGWTERPATIPLAE
- the pilM gene encoding type IV pilus assembly protein PilM encodes the protein MDISASAIKLVELSGDEDDPQVVAFAVEPLPEGAIIDRQISDPDALASALKRTLSRAGTKTRRVALAVPGASVISKVITMPASLSENDMEEQIAVEADQYIPYPVAEVSLDFEVIGPSENDPDAVDVLLAACRREHVEALTQVLELAELEPAVVDAEPFVLENACDYLRRQMPAEGSGHTVAVIDIGNSATHVNVLHDGDSVFSREHSVGGRNLTEEIMRAYGMDLAEAAQAKKENALPEDYRESILIPFFDEVAQLVDRSFQMFFASGRVSQHIDQLLIAGGSAYLEGIVEHLGQRLQIPAERARPLTGMKVALRSRSANLERNESALLLALGLASRTFDPVR
- a CDS encoding PilN domain-containing protein, translated to MATHINLLDWRTARRERRLQEFKKQMIGAAVLGGAVALLWWMHAGSVLSDQQARNNLLRSEIQRLDQEIKEISQLEQVQQNLLARMEVIDSLQASRSATVHFFDQLVETLPDGVHLQRLQQNDQEVTIEGIAESNARVSSYMKNLDTSRWFDNPRLVVIRSNQRENDRVRQSQFTLRVQVLRDPQSANEEGDDAD
- a CDS encoding penicillin-binding protein 1A — encoded protein: MSLASRIALRTGFVLIVVLAAGAALATAGFFVAKKIYEGDLPSVEAVQELPLQVPLRIYTRDGKLIGEFGAERRDPLDYAELPKPLIEAFIAAEDARFFEHPGVDWQGILRAGINLMLTGERSQGGSTITMQLARNFFLTRERTYERKIREIFLALRMEEVLSKEQILESYLNKIYLGERAYGVGAAAKVYFGQPVAELSVSQMAVLAGLPKAPSRDNPVNDPERALERRDYVLGRMHDLGYIDDAALQRARAEPVIANPERADVDVDAHFVAEMVRQEMIDRYGDAAYTDGYRVTTTIDSRQQKAATNALRRHLREHSARQGYRTNRPMIAETVRDELGGEPLAEAVITGINELPRLAGLTRAVVLSHDAEGMQLTLATGDRARLTPEDYDWAELGDTRLTRGALVYLENRDGEGDEAEVDPEQADWRLAAEPIAQGAVVAMRPDSGAITALVGGYDFFDGRFNRAIQAERQPGSAIKPIIYAAALDQGFTPASVLIDAPIVMEDYALEAKWRPRNYSGRFHGPTRLREALVHSRNIISIKLLRSIGVEVGRNYATRFGLPLERMPNNLSLALGSPVFTPLEMSRAFATFANGGHLVDPYFIARIDRAEENARPIVTPIPPLCDNPLPATFEYEATRAQDATEDEAEGEAEDLVPATISMPVPTSAALPSERRKAEGALPPAPLEVPGCLPRTVNERVAWMTADMMRDVTRRGTGARATRLGRSDIAGKTGTTNDEADAWFVGIQRELAAAVWIGHDQPRRLGRGEGGSRAALPVWIDFMNVALEGVPQGFMPRPEGLIDVRIDADSGLIAHPDAESVVFETLPEERLPDMEHATSSEPGGSALDALY